GCCAGATTTTGGAAGTAAACAATCAACAGTTTTTATTTTTAATAATATAAAAATTAATGAAAATATTCAAAAGAACATTAACGAATATATTCAAGATTTAAATCAATTAGAGCTCATAAAACAGGAAAAAAGTAAACCAAATCCACTTTTAAAAAAGCCCTTGCCCGAAATTTCACTAATTAACTTATTTAACAAAAATGAAACAATTGCAATTAGGAATGGAAAATTAACTTTAATTGACTTTTGGGAAGTTTGGTGCGGTTGGTGTATAAAATCATTTCCTGATGTAGAAAAGCTAAAGAATAAATACGAGAATGATTTAACAGTAATTGGAATCGTTTCTCAAGATATAGAAAATGCGAGAAAATTAGTTGAGAAAAAAGAAACGACATTTTTAAATTTAATTGGAAATAAAGAACTGAATAAAACATTTAGCGTGAATAGTTGGCCAAGATATTTTTTAATTGATAAAAATGGAATAATTCAAAAAGAATATCACGGATTTTCAGACCAAATTGAAAAAGATATTAATGAACTAATTCGAAAATAAAAAACGTTGCCTAACACCGTATATAATTTATTGCTAGTTCTAGCCTACTTTCGAAAGTCCTCGCGGACTTTCTTGGTCAGTAATTATTTACTACATTAGTTACTTAAAACACGCAACAAACCATATACAAACACGTTGGCAACAAGCTGAAAAAAACTGACAATGAAGTACTTCAATCTTTTCGGAAAAACCAAAGGACAGAGCTCAAATCCTGAATCTGAAAAATCGGAATTTGAGCAAATCAAGGTTTTTAAGAGTTTACCAAAAGAACAATGGAAACCAGCTTACAACGAACTGAATAAAATAATCGGTGCGAACCTCAAAGAATACGGATTTAAAAAGAAAGGCAGAAAACATTACCGACTGACAAATGACTTACTCGAAGTTATTGACGTTGACAACCGTGGAAGTTGGTCTGGAGCGAAAGACGATATAGAAATCCGAATTGGATTAGTTCCTTACTGTTGGAAAGGGCTAACGAATGAATATTATTTAGTTGGTTCAAAACCGCTTGAGGAAATAGACAAAACAATTAGAAACCATTTTAGGATTTCAAAAGAATATTTGATTTTGGCAGACTATTTATCGGAACGAATCATAAAAAATGCTCTTCCTTTTTTAGAGAAATATAACTCGACTAAAAAAATAACAAGTCAACCGTATATTTTTCCTTATCACACAAAGTGTGGTGGAAATGACATTAGAAACTCTCATTTTTTAATTCTATTCTCGGAATTAAAGCAACACAAAATTGATAAAGCTATTGAGATATTAGATAATGAAATTGAATTTGGTTCAGACAGCCTGAATCAAGTGACTTGGAAAGAATTAAAAACAATGACTGAAAATAAAGATTGGGAAACGATTGACAGAATATTTGCTGAAAACGAAAAAGCTGAATTAGATAAATTAAAAATAAAGCCAGTTGCCAACAATGTATAACCGCAATTACGGCGGATTCGACTACGTCCGAATCCACTCGGAATTGCTAACGTCTGTGCCAAACCGAAAATTAACGCATATAAACCCGTAACTGACGGTTATACGAGACCGTTGTAGCACATTTGAGAAATGAAAAACGCATTAAAAACTTTCGGAATAATTTTGGTTAGCGGAATTCTATTATTTGTGTTTGACCCAGCATTTAATCGGACTGAAAAGTTTGCGGATTATTCGACTGAATATGAGTGGCGAATTTTTAATAATTTCTATTGCAACTGGAAAACTCACGGACATTGCGCTGATAATAATCTGAATAAATTAAATGCGGAACGAAAACTCTGGAAAACTGTTGCGGAAAATTACAACGGAGAAAAGACTATTAAAGAAAAATTGGAGAATGTAGTTTTAAGTCATTCTCAATTTCATATGGCTTACACCGGACATTTAAAAATTACGGAAATAAATATTGACTCAATTATTAAACATAAAGATTATTTATTTGAACAATTATATATCGACTGAATAAAAAAACGTGCTACAACATTGTATAAAAATAATGCGTAAGTTTATTCCTAAATCAAAAGTTAGTGCTTGTTTGCTTGCATCCGATTTTCCTTCGGAAAATCCTCGCACTCAAACTACGCACTATTCTTATACGTAACCGTTGTACAACATAAAGAATGAAAATAAAATTCGTCATAATATTCATAATTTTAGCTTTTCTAAAGGCTGAATTTTCTCATTCTCAAAATGATACAATAAAAGGAAAAATATTCTCTTCAGTTAATATGAAAAAACCTAAAGGAGAAATTTATGTTTTTGAAAAAGGAACTTCAAATGGAACAATTGCGAATGATTTAGGAGAATTTAATTTAATTACCAAAACTAAAAAAGAAAGTCATTTTTTAGAAATTTCAGTCGGAAATTATCCCAACTTAATTTATGAATACAAAACAATTTGGAATAAAAGGAAAAAACCGAAATCAATTGTTATTAACGGAAAGTGTGAAATAACTAAAGAACAAGCAAGAAAAGATTGGAAAAATGGAACACCAAAACTTTACTTGAATAGTAGAATTGCTCCAATTGAAAATACGAAAAAGGACGAAAAATTTGAAAGAAAATATAATGTTGAATATGTTGAACTTGGTTGCGAAGGAAAAATTTATGAATGCGTAACTGAATATAACTTTTACATTATAAAAATTTTAGATATTCAATATCAAAGAAAATGGAGACAAACAAAAAGGAAAGAAATAGTTGGAATGGAAGATTATAAAAATTCCATAAAAGCTTGTTTGAATTAAAATACGTTGTACAACACCGTACAAAATTAATTGCTTGCTTTTTGCTTACTTACGAAAATCCTCGCGGATTTTCTTTGTCGGTAATTATTTACTAACTTTATAGCTAAACCACGCAACTAACCTTGTACAAACACGTTGGCAACAAGCTAAAGGAACATCCGAACTAACAACAAAATACATCCGAAAAATATACTTTATTGTGAGTTATTAAATTGAGATTTCTAAAAAAACGAATTGAATTAGAAATACGAAACGGATTTATTAACGCAAAAATTAAGACAAAAAAAAGAGCTAAACCTGCGGTTTAGCTCTTTTTAATGTTTTTATCATTTTAGATGTGAACTTTATTTCACAAAATCAGTAATGATTTTATTGATTTCTTCGTTTTTAGCGGTAGTTTCTAAATCAAAAAGTAATTGATACAATCGCTTGTCCTCTACTTTATTTTTTAATTCTAAATCTTGGTTTTTTGCAAAAACGTTGTCCCAATTATTACGAACTAAAGCCCACATTTTCTCATTTTCTTTCCACCAATCTTGTGCGGATTTACATTTAGAATCATCAACTTTAACATAAGTATTTAACCCTTTTTCTTGTGCTAAAACAAAGTCGGCTTCATTATTTTTTCGGATAACTTTGTCATTATCTTGGTCGTGAATCCAGCCATCTTTGGTAATTTCGTGTCTGTTGGTTCTAATCGTAACATCGTAATCTTGTCTTTTTGTGTATTCTCGTCTTGGTAAAGGGGCATCTGTTGTGTTTTCCCAATAGCTTTTTCCATCTACGTGAACCCAACTTGCAGAACCTTCATAACGTGGACTGTCATCAACTTGAAATACTTTTTGTGTCCATTGTCCTTTTACTTCGCTTTTAGGCTTTTGCACAAATTTCCATTTATTATTGGCATCAAACATATAAAAGTCCGTATTTTCAAATAACCAATCTTGTCGCCAATGTTTAATAATACTTTGTTCATTAGGTTTGCCAACAATCAATAAATGCTGTAAAACAATTTTATTGTCTTTATCCTTTACTAATTCTACCCATTCTAAACCTTTGTCGTGCTTCACTTTTGAGGCTTGATAAGTTGAATCTTTTGAATAACTAAAAGTCTCTGCAAAGTTAAATCCCACTTCGTAGCAACCACACATCTCTTTTATGGCTTTTCGGTCTTTTTCTTTTTTGTTTTGTGCATTTGCGCTAAACACACATAACGTAACAAGTACTGTAAATACTACTCTTTTCATAATATTGATTGTTTTTAAAATTTTCTTATTTTTATTTAGTATAAATCTAAATAGTGTTTATATTTGCAGCAAATATATTATTATTTAGAATGATTACAAATAAAATCTGCTTTTTATTTTTACTTTTTTTTACTATTCAAAGTCTTGTAGCACAACAAGAAAAAGAGGTCGCAAAAGATTCGACAAAAGTTGAAGCATTGGAAGAAGTTATTATATCTGCAACAAGAACAATAAGACAATTATCGTCTTTACCATTACCTGCTCAAATTATTTCAAAAAAAGAGATAAAAGCTGTAAACTCAATTCGATTATCAGATATTTTAAACGAACAAACTGGCTTAATAACTGTGCCTGATTTTGGCGGTGGCGAAGGCATTCAATTACAAGGTTTAGACAGTCAATACACACTTATATTAATAGATGGTGTTCCATTAGTTGGAAGAAGTGCGGGAACTTTAGATTTAAATAGAGTTAGCGTTGGTAACATCAAACAAATTGAAATTATAAAAGGTGCTTCTTCAAGTTTATATGGTAATGAAGCTTTAGGTGGTGTTATCAATATAATAACCGAAGACCCAAAAAATGGCTTCAACGGAAACGCAAATTATAGAGGTGGTTCTTTCGGAACGCACGATATAATTACAAACCTAAATTACAAGAAAAATAAATTTGGTATCAACGCTTTTGTAAATAGATTTAGTAGCGATGGTTACGATTTGGTAGAAAACGATGCTGTAAATACGGTTGAACCATTTAGCAATTATACTTTAAATAGTAAAATTACTTATGATTTTTCTGAAAACACCAAACTGTTACTTTCAGGTAGATTTTACCATCAAAACCAAGATAACGTTGCTTCTGAAACTTTAAAAGGCGAGAGTGAAATTAAAGAATGGAATACACTCGCAAAATTAGACCACACATTTAATGAAAAATGGAGCAGTTATTTAGAATTTTATGCTACGCAATATAAAGCCGAAGAATTTTTAAATGATGAAATAGGCAATTCATTTTCTCGAAGTGATTTTAATCAATTATTTGTAAGACCAGAATTAAGAACAACGTATCAATTAAATGAAAAGAATGCTTTTATTGGTGGCGTTGGATTAACTCACGAACGCTTAAAGCGAACCGATTTTTTTGGAGCACCTGTATTTAACTCACCATATATATATGCACAATACGATGGTAATCCAACCGAAAAGATAAACATCATTTTAGGGGCAAGATTTGATGACCATAGTGAATACCATTCACAATTCAGTCCTAAAGGAGCAATTCGATATAAACTAAATGATAAAATTGTTATAAAAAGTTCAGTAGGCTATGGTTTTAAAACACCAGATTTTAGGCAATTATATTTCGATTTTACCAATGCCACAGTTGGTTACACAGTTTTAGGTTATAATGCCGTTAGCACTCGTATTCCTCAGTTAGAGGCTGATGGACAATTATTGAGTATTGTAGTTCCTGTTAGTGAGTTTAACGACAATTTAAAACCCGAAAGTTCTATTGGCTACAATTTTGGAATAGATGTAAATCCTATTTCAAACCTTAAATTAAACATCAATCTTTTTAGAAACAATATTGAAAACTTAATTGATACACGAGTTATTGCAAGAAGAACTAACGGACAAAATGTGTTTAGTTATTTTAATGTAAACAGAGTTTATACACAAGGACTTGAATTTAACGCAAATTATAAACTCAGTGAAAATATAACCATTTTAGGTGGCTATCAACTATTATATGCCAAAGATAAAGAAGTGGAACAGGATTTTGAAAACGGAGAAGTATTCGCAAGAATCACACCAAGTTCACCATCGTTTAGACTTCAAAAAGACGATTATTTTGGATTATTTAACCGTTCTCGCCATATGGCAAACTTCAAAATATTTTATACCATTCCAAAATGGAATTTAGATATCAATTTAAGAAGCACATACAGAAGTAAATTTGGTCTTTTTGACACAAACGGAAATACCTATTTAGATAAATACGATGACTTTGTAAATGGCTACACCATTTGGGATTTTGCAGTAAATAAAACTATTTACAAAAGTTACAAAGTAGGTATAGGAATGGATAATATTTTAGGTTTTAACGACCCACAAAACATTAGTAACATAGCAGGAAGAATAATATACGGAACAATAAACATTAATTTTTAACTATAATAAATACAATTAACAATGAGAACATTTAAAACTTTAACATTAGTTGCCATAGCAATTTTAGGATTTACATCGTGTAGTAATGATGAAGATACAACGCCATTATTAGCAGTAGAATCTGAACAAGTGGCTAATTTACACGCACCACAAACAGGAGGACAAGGGCAACCTATTGGTGGTGAGTTCACCAAATTTGATTTTTCTACTGGCATAACCACAACAAGCGATACCGAATGGGACATAGCCTTTAGAGGCACTACAATTATTGTAAATGGTGGCACTTCTCAAGGCACAAATGATGAGCCTGTTCGTAATGGAGAAGCAGCTGCATATATTGCAACAAATACATTTGAGGGTTTAACTACAGTAGATGTAAATCTTTTAGTTCAAGACTCTGAAACGTCTTTAGCAATACCAACAGGAAGTGATAACGGATGGTATAATTATAATCCTGCAACATTTACCATAACACCATTGGCAGGTAAAATATTAGTTTTTAGAACAAGAGATAACAGGTACGCAAAAGTTGAAATTTTAAGTTATTATCAAGATGCCCCTTCAAATCCAGACCCATTTACTGATGAAGGTCGTTATTATACTTTCAATTATGTATATCAACCAAACGAAAATGTAACTACTTTTTAGTTATGATAAAATCGATTAATATAATATTCATAATATTCCGTATATTTTTAGGCGGATTTATGATTTACGGAGGAGTACAAAAATTTGAAAATCAAAATCCAACACCAATAGAAGTAGTTGATAAAGCCGAAAAGTTTAAATCGCCAGAAAAAGAAAACACTTTACAGAAAATTTTATACATAAGTGGTGCAAAACAAACAGGTTATTTTTGGCAAGTTTTAGGCATTTGCGAATTGCTTTTTGGGTTTTTGCTCATATTACAAGGAACAGGATTTATTGGAGCATTATTTTTACTGCCAATAACACTACACATTTTCTTATTTCACATATTTTTAGAACCTGAAGAAATAAGCGAACTAATACAAACAGGAGCGTTATTCGGAATTAATATCGCTCTCGTACTAAAAGAACGAGAAAAGTGGAAACATTTACTTTGGCTTAAGCCAATATTTTAAAGACAGAATTGTTTTATAGTCATTTGAATTAATCTAAAACAAATGGAATTAATTAAACAAAATGGAACAAAGCCAGTTGCCAACACCGTATATAAAAAATTGCTAGCAAGTGCTTAATTCAAAGGTTATTTCCCTATTTTAAAGGTCTGTTATAAACCGAAAAGTTGCGTATATTTACACGCAACTTTTCATATACCAACACGTTAGCGGTAATGTAAAACCACTCGACATAAAGACCATTAATTAAACAATGAACGATAGCATTTTAATAAAGAATACAACCATTGTGAATGAAGGACAATCATTTATTTCAGATGTTCTTTTGTCAGATGGACTGATTCAAAAAATTGGAAATATTGAACCTAAACCGAACCAAAAAGTAATTGACGGAACAGGAAAACACTTGTTCCCAGGAATCATTGACGGACAAGTGCATTTCAGAGACCCAGGACTCACGCATAAAGGAGATTTATATACCGAAAGTAAAGCTGCGATTGCAGGCGGTGTGACTTCCTTTATTGATATGCCAAATACAGTCCCAAATATATTAACTGTAGAGAGCCTAAGAGAAAAGTTTGAAATCGCTTCCAAAAAGTCTTTAGCGAATTACTCGTTTTTTCTTGGTGTCAACGGAGATAACATTGACGAGGTAACTAAAACCGATACCAGTCAATTTATTGGTGTTTCTGATGACGGCTTGTACTTTACAAAAAAAGGAAATCTGCTTGCCGACAATCCAGAGACAATGGAAAAACTATTCGCTAACTGCAAATCCATTATCGCCATTCATTCAGAAAAAGAAGAAATTGTAGAAGAAAACGAAAGGATTTTTAAAGAGAAGTTTGGCGAAAATATACCCGCTAAATACCACCCAATCATTAGAAACACTCAAGGATGTTATGAAGCTACTAAGCGAGCTATTGAATTAGCTAAAAAACACAATGCTCGCTTACATATTCTGCACTTGACCACAGAAGCCGAAACACACTTGTTTCAAAATGACATTCCATTAACAGAGAAAAAAATAACGACAGAAGTTTCTCTTCACCACCTGTGGTTTTCTGACAAAGATTATGACCAATTGGGAATGCTGATTAAATGGAATCCTGCCATTAAAACCGAACAAGACAAACAAGGCTTGTTGACCGCTCTACTTGATGACAGAATTGATATTGTTACAACAGACCACGCACCACATACATTGGACGAAAAAGAGCAACCTTACTTTCAGTCAATGTCAGGAGCACCAATGGTTCAACATTCTTTGAATTGTATGTTGGAATTTTACAAACAAAACCTCATTTCATTAGAGAAAATAGTTGAGAAGATGTGTCATAATCCAGCGATTCTTTACAAGATGACCAAAAGAGGGTTTATAAGAGAAGGATATTATGCCGACTTGACATTGGTTGACTTGAATAGTAAATGGACAGTAACTAAAGAGACCCTACTCTATAAATGTGGTTGGTCGCCATTGGAAGGAACGACTTTTCAAACGGAAATCAAACAGACCTTTGTGAACGGAAATTTGGTTTATGATAACGGAATATTTTTCGAGCAAGTAAAAGGAAAAGAAATAGAATTTGGGATAAGAAATAAAGAAAACACTACCGCTAACATTGGCTATACGTAATGCGGGCGAAAGTGCAGATATGAAAGTAATTACATTAAATAAACTAACTGCTAAACGGAAAGTGAAGTGCCTTGAAATCCCGCACTACGCATAGCCGAGACCGTTATGTTTAATTGCTCAGGAAAATCGAATTGCAGGAAAAATTTGCTGAATATTTTTTAAAGTTTGTTAAGTTCAAACCAAAAAAGGAAAATAAGAACGTGGGAATATTTTAATTTCTGAAAATCTAGTAATAATCTAAGAATTAAATTCTTGTTTGAAAATTATCGCAAAAATTTTCTTTGTAAAAAAATCTAAACTAGAGTAAAAATAATTAAAGAATAAGAAAAATACTTGGGAAATTTTTACTGTTTGAAAATTTAGTAATCATTTAAAACACTAAACTTTTGTTTGAAAATCATGGTTAAAAACTCTTTTCCAAACTCATTTAAAAATGTTCCAAATAGAATAAATAAAATTGTTTTTTTTTTAATAAAAATCAATAAAATATGAAAAGGAAAATTATAAAAAAGGAAAAAATAAAATGCTAAAAAAAAAAAGAAAATGGAATTAAAACGTGTCAAACATTGTGTTTCGCAACAAAACATAACACTGTATAAAAAAAATTGCTACTTTAGTGCTTAAATAAAGGCAATTGCTTTTTTATCAACTTCTGAATTTCCTTCGGAAATTCCTCGTTGACAAAAAACGCAACTTTCCTTATACGAGAAACGTTGTGTATAATGCAAAAAAATGAAGAACATCTTGAATAGAACAGAACAATTTATACTTAAAATAATATCTATTTTTAAACCTAAAATTGACAGATGGATTGTCAAAATATTTATAGGTTCTGGTCTTACTTTAATTGTATCAGGATTAACTGGATTATCTTGGTATGTTGCAGTCTTACTAAATGTATTAAAAGCAGAATTAAAGAATAATTTAGGAACAGATTATGGAATTGGAATTATAGAATGGTCTTCTGTTGTGATTGGTTCAATTTTAACCCTTATTGGCTTAATTATTTACTTTATAAACAAACGTATTGAAAGCAAGAATAAAGATAAACCTAAATTATTAATTGCAATTTTACATAAATCAATCGATGATTTTTTAGAGCCAAATTTTGTAAATATCAGAAACGGTTATTATAAGAATTTTGAAACTCACAAAATTGTAATTGACCAAACCAAAACATACAAATCCGGAGAATTAAACTTTCCTGACTATGCTATATTTGAACAACAAAACTTACTAACTGAAATAAAAACACTAACAAAGACTAATCCAAATATTGAAATTGCATATTTTGGATTGGCTCACATACCTATGCTTTTTGATATCGGTTCTCAAATAGCAGATAAGTTTAAAATAGACTTCTTTGAATACAATCGTAATTCTTATCAATGGGATTATTTAGAAATAGGTCAAAATAAATTACTTATTACTCAAAATTCTGAGATAAGAGAAAATGAAAACAAAAATGCAGTTATAAAGATTGAAATAAGCTATCCAATAAACAATGAATTAATAGAAAATGTTATTCCCGACTTTAAAATATTAAATTCAATATCTCTTGATTCTATAAAATTAGATTCTATAAAAAACATTAGTGAAATTAAAGATATTTCTATAATATTCAGAGAGTCTATAGATAAAATATTAATCAATTACCAAGACATAAAACAAATTCATTTATTTTATTCAGGTCCTGTATCGTTAGCAATTAATTTAGGAAGAAAAATAAGTAAAAGAACTGATCCTAAATTTATTATTTACAACTATATGAATAATACCAATCCTAAATACAAATGGGCAATAAACTTAAATGAAAATGAGTCCTCTAAAAAAATAATTCAAAATTAATGTATAACCTTAACAATAAACTAGGGAGCTTTTATAACGAGGTTGTCAGACTTAAAGAAGCAGACAGAAACAAACTGCGAGAATATAAAAAATTAAACCTTGAACGACTAAATTCAGGTATTGATTCAATTAATGCAAAAGAGAACAAATCCTATCCTTATCCAACAATATTAGAACAAGGAAGTATAGCTATGCATACAGCAAATCGACACGATGACAATGATTATGACATAGATGTTGCTGTTATTTTTCCTAAAGACCAATTACCGACAAGTGCCTTAAATTCAAGAAAGCTTGTAGAAAAGTTTTTGCGAGAGAAAACGGGAAATTTCTCTAAACAACCTGAAGCAAGAACAAATGCTGTTACAATATGGTATAACGAAGGTTATCACGTAGATTTCGCAATTTACCGACAATCTATCGACTTTTTCGGCAATACAATTTATGAACACGCAGGTTCAAATTGGAAAAATAGAAATCCTCAAGATATTACTAATTGGTTTAGCAACTTTGTTATAACAAAAAGTCCAAATAAAAATTTTGGAGCTACTGTTGAGAATAACCAATTTAGAAGAATTGTGAGACTTCTTAAGAAATTTACACGTTCTAGAGAAAACTGGAGCCTACCTGGAGGTTTAGTTATTTCTATTTTGGCTTCAGAATGCTATGTTCCAGATTATTATAGAGATGATATTTCACTAGTCAAAACTATAAACTCAATATATAATAGACTTAAATACAATAATCAAGTATATAACCCTACTGATAAATCTTCTGAGCTAACCGAAAAAAGCAAGTATAAAAATGAAGTTAATAGATTAAAAGAAAAACTAAAACAAGCTGTTAAAAAATTAGATATATTGAACAGTCCTGAATGTGACGAAGACAAAGCTAACGAAGCTTGGAAATGGATTTTTAATTCAGATTTTTGGAAAATAGAAATAGAAACAAACAGTTCCTTAAACAAAAGTTTTTCTCTACCATCAAATCTGATTTCTTTGAATGCAAGTTTACATATTAGCAAAAATGGTTTTCGTTTAAATTCTAATGTCACTAATGGTAATTTTAAAATTCCAAAAAAAATGTGGTTAAAATTTAATGCTTCTACTAATATATCAGTCCCTTTTGATGTTAAATGGATAGTAGAAAATAAAGGAGATGAAGCGGAAGCTAAACCTGATTTAGGTCACGAAACATTAGACCAAAATATATATTCAAGTTCATTTTCCCATTGGGAACAGACTGCCTATAAAGGAAAACACAAATTAATTTGTCAAATTATTAAAAATAGCCAAGTGGTAGCTACCGAAAAATTTGAAGTGATAATAAAAAAGTAAAGCACTATACACAACACCGTATATAATTTATTGCTGGCTTTTAGCCTACTTGCGAAAGTCCTCGCGGACTTTCTTGGTCGGTAATTATTTACTAAATTAGTTGCTTGAAACACGCAACAAACCATATACAACAACGTTACCTGCAAGCTAAAAAAACATACCGATGAAAAAAACAACTGTATTAATTGGAATTATATTCTTTACGACAATCTTTGGTTGTAAGGAAAGTACAAACAAACTTGGAGAAAATGAATTTGTTCTTAAAGGAGAATTAGAAGGAATTAAAAACGACAGTTGGATTTATTTAATATTTGATAATAAACCTGTTGACTCGACTAAAATAATAGACAATAAATTTTCAATAAATGGAGTCACAGAACATCCAAAGCAATACAATTTATTGATTAAAAATTCACAAAATTACACTCGTATTTGGTTAGAATCTGGAGAATTAAAATTTAAAGCAAAAGACGGAGAATTTAAAGACGCCATAATTGAAGGGTCTAATTCACAGAAAGAAAGTGAAAAACTTTGGAAACCAATTTGGGAATATAGAAAACGAAGAGACAGTCTCTCAAAAATAGTGTATAATAACGAACTAAATGATAGCTTAAAGTTAAATGCAAAGTTGGAACTTAAAAAAGTTCAACAGAATAGGCTGAAAATTGAGAGTGATTTCATTAAAAACAATCCTCAATCATATGTGAGTGCAAAAACTCTTGATTTTTATGCTACGTCCTTACCCAAGAAAACAGTTTACGAATTATATGATGGCTTTAGCGATGAAATAAAAAAATCTTCTTATGGGAAATCTGTAAAACGATTTTTGGACTTAAACCAAAACCCACAAATTGGAGATAAATATTTAGATTTTACAATGCCCAATGAAAATAATAAATTAGTGAAATTATCAGATTTCGAGGGTAAATTAATATTGTTAGAATTTTGGGCTTCTTGGTGTGGACCTTGTAAAAAAGAATATCCAGCATTAAGAAAGGCATATTCAAAATTTCATAGTAACGGTTTTGAAATTGTAAGTATTTCGGAAGACCAAACCAAAGAACAATGGCTCAAAGCAATAGATGAAAATAAATTAAATTGGATTAATCTTTGGCAAAAAGGTGGAAACAATGCTGACCCTTATTTAATTTACGGGATTAACGGAATACCTGCAAATTTTTTAATTGATGAAAATGGAATCATTATCGAACAAGATTTGAAAGGAGAAAAATTAATATCAAAAATAGAGGAAAAGCTAAAAGATAAAGCCAGCAGGTAACACCGTATATAATTTATTGCTGGCTTCTCGCCTACTTACGAAGGTCCTCGCGGACTTTCTTGGTCGGTAATTATTTACTAAATTAGTTGCTTGAAACACGCAACAAATCATATACAACAACGTTGTAAAACATTAAAAAAACATTTGTGCAAAAAATAGAATTTGGAGATATAAATAAATTTTTAGTTTCAATTGGAATTGTTCTAATTGGACTTGCTATTCTTACGCCTTATTTATATCTAAAAGAAGATTTTGGACTGAATATTGAATCTCAAAAGATTTTGAAATTCGACCAAGAGGTTCAACAAATTTTCACCAACAAGAAAAACCAAATAAGTACAATTCAAAGTATTATTCCTTGGACATCTTCTATTCTTTTAGGTTTAGGAATTTTAATTAGTGGAATTGGAATTAACAGGTGGCTTAAAAGACAAAGTAAAATTGACGAAAAATTTGA
The DNA window shown above is from Polaribacter sp. Hel_I_88 and carries:
- a CDS encoding dihydroorotase, with the translated sequence MNDSILIKNTTIVNEGQSFISDVLLSDGLIQKIGNIEPKPNQKVIDGTGKHLFPGIIDGQVHFRDPGLTHKGDLYTESKAAIAGGVTSFIDMPNTVPNILTVESLREKFEIASKKSLANYSFFLGVNGDNIDEVTKTDTSQFIGVSDDGLYFTKKGNLLADNPETMEKLFANCKSIIAIHSEKEEIVEENERIFKEKFGENIPAKYHPIIRNTQGCYEATKRAIELAKKHNARLHILHLTTEAETHLFQNDIPLTEKKITTEVSLHHLWFSDKDYDQLGMLIKWNPAIKTEQDKQGLLTALLDDRIDIVTTDHAPHTLDEKEQPYFQSMSGAPMVQHSLNCMLEFYKQNLISLEKIVEKMCHNPAILYKMTKRGFIREGYYADLTLVDLNSKWTVTKETLLYKCGWSPLEGTTFQTEIKQTFVNGNLVYDNGIFFEQVKGKEIEFGIRNKENTTANIGYT
- a CDS encoding SAVED domain-containing protein produces the protein MKNILNRTEQFILKIISIFKPKIDRWIVKIFIGSGLTLIVSGLTGLSWYVAVLLNVLKAELKNNLGTDYGIGIIEWSSVVIGSILTLIGLIIYFINKRIESKNKDKPKLLIAILHKSIDDFLEPNFVNIRNGYYKNFETHKIVIDQTKTYKSGELNFPDYAIFEQQNLLTEIKTLTKTNPNIEIAYFGLAHIPMLFDIGSQIADKFKIDFFEYNRNSYQWDYLEIGQNKLLITQNSEIRENENKNAVIKIEISYPINNELIENVIPDFKILNSISLDSIKLDSIKNISEIKDISIIFRESIDKILINYQDIKQIHLFYSGPVSLAINLGRKISKRTDPKFIIYNYMNNTNPKYKWAINLNENESSKKIIQN
- a CDS encoding cyclic GMP-AMP synthase DncV-like nucleotidyltransferase, with product MYNLNNKLGSFYNEVVRLKEADRNKLREYKKLNLERLNSGIDSINAKENKSYPYPTILEQGSIAMHTANRHDDNDYDIDVAVIFPKDQLPTSALNSRKLVEKFLREKTGNFSKQPEARTNAVTIWYNEGYHVDFAIYRQSIDFFGNTIYEHAGSNWKNRNPQDITNWFSNFVITKSPNKNFGATVENNQFRRIVRLLKKFTRSRENWSLPGGLVISILASECYVPDYYRDDISLVKTINSIYNRLKYNNQVYNPTDKSSELTEKSKYKNEVNRLKEKLKQAVKKLDILNSPECDEDKANEAWKWIFNSDFWKIEIETNSSLNKSFSLPSNLISLNASLHISKNGFRLNSNVTNGNFKIPKKMWLKFNASTNISVPFDVKWIVENKGDEAEAKPDLGHETLDQNIYSSSFSHWEQTAYKGKHKLICQIIKNSQVVATEKFEVIIKK
- a CDS encoding TlpA disulfide reductase family protein; translation: MKKTTVLIGIIFFTTIFGCKESTNKLGENEFVLKGELEGIKNDSWIYLIFDNKPVDSTKIIDNKFSINGVTEHPKQYNLLIKNSQNYTRIWLESGELKFKAKDGEFKDAIIEGSNSQKESEKLWKPIWEYRKRRDSLSKIVYNNELNDSLKLNAKLELKKVQQNRLKIESDFIKNNPQSYVSAKTLDFYATSLPKKTVYELYDGFSDEIKKSSYGKSVKRFLDLNQNPQIGDKYLDFTMPNENNKLVKLSDFEGKLILLEFWASWCGPCKKEYPALRKAYSKFHSNGFEIVSISEDQTKEQWLKAIDENKLNWINLWQKGGNNADPYLIYGINGIPANFLIDENGIIIEQDLKGEKLISKIEEKLKDKASR